A genomic window from Streptococcus sanguinis includes:
- a CDS encoding PTS cellobiose transporter subunit IIB, protein MAKALIICAAGMSSSLMAKKTTEFFKSKGDDIEVDAISATEGGKAIAAAEFDLYLISPQTKMYYKQFEEAAAKVGKPIAQIPPQAYIPIPMGIEKMANLIKENM, encoded by the coding sequence ATGGCTAAAGCATTGATTATCTGCGCAGCAGGCATGTCATCTTCACTTATGGCGAAGAAAACGACAGAATTTTTTAAAAGCAAGGGCGATGATATCGAAGTGGATGCAATCAGCGCGACAGAAGGCGGTAAGGCCATAGCGGCAGCTGAATTTGATCTCTATCTCATCAGTCCGCAGACCAAAATGTACTATAAGCAGTTTGAAGAAGCGGCTGCCAAGGTTGGCAAGCCCATCGCCCAAATTCCCCCTCAGGCCTATATTCCTATCCCAATGGGTATTGAAAAAATGGCCAACTTGATTAAGGAAAATATGTGA